A region of the Argopecten irradians isolate NY chromosome 16, Ai_NY, whole genome shotgun sequence genome:
CGTAATGGGTACCATTCACAGTTTTTGGTCGCCCCATCTCGTTTTGCAGATCTGGTGGGACAAGACGCTCGTCACAGGGACTGAACACTATTTCAGACACATGAAATCCTTTCTTGTTCTGAGTGAGGTAGATGCACTCAACTCCCTCGATTTCCACCATATCTCTTGTACAAGCCTTCTcctgtgtttgtttgtttgtttgtttgatttattaacgtcctattaacagctaaggtcatgtaaggacggcctcccatgtatgcggtgtgttgcgtgtatgttgtgcgaggtgagtgtactgggagactgcggtatgttcgtgttgtgtcttcttgtatagtggaactgttgccctttttatagtgctatatcactgaagcatgccgccgaagacaccaagcaacacaccccacccggtcacattatactgacaacgggcgaaccagtcgtcccactccctgtatgctgaacgctaagcaggagcagaaactaccacttttatagactttggtgtgtctcggccaggggacagaacccagagccttcctcacaggggcgaacgctcaactcaaggccaaaagtgaggcggtgccaagggggaggcattaggaaagataaagtcagttaggaagaaaagaaaagataagatcctaaatttagtcgccttttacgatcatgcaataggggcagcaggtacaattctaacgccctacctgcagggcgtACAAACCTCGAATTCTCCACTAGACTCCATAGACTTGATGACCTGCAACAGGAGAGGTATACAAGAATCGAGACATCTTCTGTAATAGAAGTATGTCGCTAGTTTGATACGGGCAATGTGCTCGTTTTTAAGAAGTATAGTAATCAGCCTCTTCTGTAGGGAATATAATTCTTTTTCGTTAGGAATCTCAATCTCTTTTAAAACTGAGAGAACCGAAAATGCATGTGAGAAAATTCCCGATCGATTACGGAGCTCATTTACTAGGTACCAATCCACAAGTCCGAATTGACAATGATAGTATTTGTCGTCAGTTTCAACTATTGATCGTAGAGATTGTGCATATTCAGGATTTATGGAATTAATCTCCTTGAGTCTGTCTTTCAGAAGGTGTTGATATAGACAATCAGATGATGTATGGGTAGGATGTTCACATCTTATCTCATTAAAACAAGGATTTAATGGTAGACACCGGTACACCACCATAGGACCTTCTGTGATGATGCTGTCTAGTATTTCTATGACTTTCTGATGAATATCCTCATCTAGCTTCCCATCTAGCAGGTTAACATCAGTAAGAAAATAATTAGGACAATTTTTATTATCAACATAATCCTTCAGTTTTTTGAACGAAGAAATGAGACATTCAGCTAGGTTATCTGGCCTCCAGAACTGCTCTTCGCGTTCCTCAGACATCCAGAACATCACAGTTTTCACGTGATAAGAACTTAAGGGATCCTTCATCTGTGGCTGAATTATCCGCTTCAAAACTAACTTCATCATAACGTAGCATTTCATTTGAACGTGATTGAAGGATTTTGTGAGAAGGAATTCCGTTTTACTCAACGAAAGACGCCATTCTATGGCTGGAGTGTCACTAGCAGGATGCCCAACACCGACAAGAAGACATCCTTGTTTCTTTGTGGCCTCTATAATCCACGGAGGAGGCCAGTTGTGGTTCCTGTTCCTGTTACACCACTCATCATAATCAGCTGGTAGAAACCGACAGTAAATCACGGGAACAAGATCCTTATTGACGGAAAAAGTTTTATTGTTTGACAATTGGAGTGTATAAACTCTGTTTAACGCCGGACCATGAATTTCAAATTGTAATTTTGAGTCGGTAGTTGAAAAAAGTGAATGGTAATTGCGTAGATATTCACATCCACTAAACGTTTGTGTACACAGTACTACATTATCAACTATTCCTATCAATTTTAAGTATTTATATCCAGGAAAAGGTCCATTTTCTAGAAGGAATTCTGTATATCCGAAATCactttttgttgaaaataatggTTTTGACGCCTTTATGTCATCGCTATTGATTGCCAGTGCAGGTAAAATACATAGCAGATCGAAGTCTGATTCAGTGTCCGAATAGCTACACAATGCATCACGTTTACTGCCGACGACTACACAACTGACAAAGGATTCATCCTTAATATCTATGAGGCTAACACTGAAATAGCTCATTACTAGTCTACGATATTCAGTGAACTTCCTGGATAATCCGTACCCGTCCAACACGCGGTTTAGTTCTCCTGACATCATGGGGCGGGACATGGCCATGGTAGAATGACGATCCTGTAACATATGATATTCAAATTAGAAATAGTTGTAAGAACTTTTACTGTATATGAACCCTATTTGTGAACGACGAAAGTACTATACTACTGTAGCGAGTGTACATTGTATTGGAAGTGACGCAACAAGATAGCCACGTCCCACTCACCCAAAGGTGTCGATGACTGGCTGAACTTGAAGAAGGCGGAGTTAAAAGTGATTTAAGTCTCATTTGCTGAAGATCAAACGTCAGCTGAACGTGGTGGCGAAATTTATAACCCGCTtacctttagcggctataaaaaatacatttctagcacatcttcataacaagaggcccagagggcctgtatcgctcacctggtttgtaatgccaagtaatgttctgaatacaggttcattgtttcttttctgaaggaattttgatattaacctctaaatcccctattaggccccacccctcctgcccccagggggtcagccaaaatttatacaagttctgttccccttcccccaaggatgtttgcggccaaatttggtcacaatccaagcaaaactctaggacaagtagcgatttaaagaatttacctctatttcccctattgggccccgcccctcctgccccccgggaccagagccaaaatttatacaaactcagttcttattctcccaaggatatttctggccaaatttggttacattccatgcggaactctatgactagtagcgatttaaaggatttacctctatttcccctattgggccccgcccctcctgcccccggggggatcagagccaaaatttatacaagttctgttccccttcccccaaggatgtttgtggccaaatttggttacaatccatgcagaactctatgactagtagcgatttaaaggatttacctctatttcccctattagaccccgcccctcctgcccctgggggatcagagccaaaatttatacaagttctgttccccttcccccaaggatgtttgtggctgattttggttacaatccatgccaaactctaggacaagtagcgatttaaaggatttacctctatttcccctattgggccccgcccctcctacccctggggggtcagagccaaaatttatacaagttctgttccccttcccccaaggatgtttgtggctgattttggttacaatccatgccaaactctaggacaagtagcgatttaaaggatttacctctatttcccctattgggccccgcccctcctgcccctggggggtcagagccaaaatttatacaagttctgttccccctcccccaaggatgtttgtggccaaatttggttacaatccatgcagaactctaggacaagtagcgatttataggaaatgttgacggacggacggacggacggacggacgacggacgccgcgccatgacataagctcaccggcccttcgggccaggtgagctaaaaacggCTTCTATCggtggaaagagcgataattttcctttcgaaatcatcctacacatctatatAAATTCCTGTCAATAAGACTAACCAGCCTCATTTGCAAAACAATAATCCTAGTTTATTAGATCATGACGGGTTCACGGTACCTAATTATAAGCTTACATATATCTGTATTGCGTTTAACATATACATTGCAATTTGTACAAGTTTATTGCAGAAATCCTAAcggtttttaatttgtattcgTAAATTTATATTCAGGTTAAATCCTTTGAGATGtattaaaaaatttaaacaaacccGCGTCTTAATTTCCCTTGTGTCACAAACATTTGCCTacaatttaaaatcaaagtactgaaagtactgagagCTTAAGGCAAGTGAAGAAAGTTAATTTGCAGGTATTCAGACGAGtagacataaaaaacaagtgttagcttcccaaaaagctaagaaggctactATACAGTATTGTTTATTAGGAAGCAATGATAGGAAAGCTTGACAAATTGTCCTTTTCACAGTTACCTAGGGtagctgccatagttcttattctcattttttaataatgataattcaaatgcttttacattcaatgtaaaagattatcaacttcatgatgttcatgaaagggccactaggctaccttttcgaaacaaaaataaaataaaaatctttttataacaattacaatataatatgagccctgcaggtagggcgttagaattgtacctgctgcccctattgcatgatcgtaaaaggcgactaaatttaggatattatcttttctcttcttcctaactgactttatttttcctaatgcctcccttggcaccgcctcacttttggccttgagttgagcgttcgcccctgtgaggaaggctctgggttctgtcccctggccgagacacaccaaagtctataaaagtggtagtttctgctcctgcttagcgttcagcatacagggagtgggacgactggttcgcccgttgtcagtataatgtgaccgggtggggtgtgttgcttggtgtcttcggcggcatgcttcagtgatatagcactataaaaagggcaacagttccactatacaagaagacacaacacgaacataccgcagtctcccagcacactcacctcgcacaacatacacgcacacaccgcatacatgggaggccgtccttacatgaccatagctgttaataggacgttaataaatcaaacaaacaatataataaaTTGAAGTTTTGCCGTGTGGGGCAGAAATGGTCAACTAACCCATTGTAATTATGACGACGCCAGGAACATAATACAACCTGCGATATGAAACTtaaccttttatttatttcaataaaattgttattttgtgaAGAGGGCCTTTTCCTTATGCTCACAAGTTTTCCGTCAAATATACactatactgatatacatttacatgttcttggacaagttggtgaaatacataatatacaagCATAACTTTTCGGTTATaactgtactttactttagCGCATACAGTTCCAGAAATATCCCCTAAGTAAAGCCtaactttgtttcagcatctcccatGTACGGACAGTTTATACAAGTAGGTCATGACCATCTAGCGTACAATACAAGTTCTAGATGCTCCACGCGCTCCcagcaatgtttctattcagtacgtgtagcgacgccttgtgtgatttctgagaataatgtccaacaaccagaaaaaacattcagacttctctgggtttatctaatgatgatttgtttgcaatgatttcccccttacacacatgaaaCATTCAACAAGTAACCAAATTTTtgtttgccctgcaggtagggcgttagaattgtacctgctgcccctattgcatgatcgtaaaaggcgactaaatttaggatcttatcttttctattcttcctaacttactttatctttcctaatgcctcccttggcaccgactcacttttggccttgagatgagcgttcaccactgtgaggaaggctctgggttctgtcccctggtcgagacagaccaaagtctataaaagtggtagtttctgctcctgcttagcgttgagtatacagggagtgggacgactggttcgcccgttgtcagtataatgtgaccgggtggggtgcgttgcttggtgtcttcggcggcaggcttcagtgatatagcactataaaaagggcaacagttccactatacaagaagacacaacatgaatttactgcaatctccaaaaacacgcacctcgcacaacatacacgcaacacaccgcatacatgggaggccgtcctttcatgacATGTGAAATCCCAACAACATGGCAGGCAAAGCAACCAATTATAATAGGATGGTAGCAATAATGAAAATCACTGGAACCTACAACTTAAAAAATGTGTTCCTATCCAAATAATCTCCCCAGAGAGAAGTAAAAGTGTAATTAGcattatttgattattgatcTTGAGGACAAGATCATCGAGATATATACAGCTAAAAGCTATTTGCTAGAAAATGACAACAAGGGAAACAAGTTAACTTTACCTTAAGACTCAATTAAAGAACGAAGTAAAATCTGACACATCCCTATATGGTGTATGATAACAGATAATGATATTGCTTTTTACAAGTTTCATGGCTTTTATCttaaatgttgtttacagataGCATTGATAAGGAACTAAATGCAATATCTAAAATTTACATGTTAAACTTTCTGGATGAACTCAGTGGTATAGATCAACTACTAAAAGAGTTCTCTAGACAAGAAATTAAATGCAAGTACAATGTAATAACAAAAGGATCATGGGTCGTAATGATCATCTGACAATTGgcacaataaaacatttaaaacatagTAATGGCAAATAATTAAGGCAATAAAAAGAACTCgttaatttgattatttgaccttgaatgaaggtcaaggtcaatcatttgaacaaacttggtagcccttcatcctagtatgtcacagaccaaatatcaggtctctaagccTTTAAGTTATTCACAACAAGtcgttttaaatatttatcggGTATGCCTATTTGGTTCCTGTGACCTAAAATGGCAGTCAAGGTCATTGGAcgttgtagcccttcatcctagcatgccactggcccaatatcatgtctctgggcctcttagttatttgCAAGATgttataaaaagattttagactatttgaccccagtgaccttAAATGGGgaccaaggtcattcatttgaaaaacctggtagcccttcattccagcatgtcacaagcCCAATGTCAGTTCTCtaagcctcttagttattccCGAAAAGTTGTTGAAAGTTATAGGTTTTTGAACCCTGTTACATTGAACggcagtcaaggtcattcatttgaacaaacttggaagcctTTTATCCCATCATATCTTTAAAGCTTTTTAACCTTTTTCACCCCTGCGACCTTGAATGCAGATcaaggtaaatcatttaaacaaactcgGTAGCCCTTCTTCTTAGCATGCAGCAGACCAAGTACCCTGGGCCTTACTGATATTGAGAAGTCGTTTGTGAAAAATTTATGCACGACGACGGaaggtgcatgatgactataggttaGTGATGTGTATCGCAAGGTATTTGACGGACGATGCAATACATATCATGATACAGGGTTCACGATACGGAGTAAAAAAAACACTAACCTGTATGATTTGATAtcgatattgaaaaaaaaatggtcGTTTTTTCAATTTGACTTTCCAACGAATTACACTGCCGTGCAAATACTCGTATAGACGTTTTTGAGTAAGTGTTAGAGTTgttaaaaaacttttgaaaacaatttaaaaccCTCTGAAGTGCCCCACAAAACAAATATGGATTTCTCCGAGGATTAATACTAGATACAAAACAAATGCGGTGTCAACAAAACCAATTTTCTCGCCATTAAGGATTTGTTAGGGGCAAAATGGTTTTACTAGAAAAACCTGAGTTTTTTTTTCATGGGGTAATCGCTATAAAGTCATGATAAGCTTCAAATCACAAATTCAAAATTGAGGTTtctcaatgtaaaaccaatatTCATGATGttatacttaccataactttagtacgcaaatacgctacctacacccatctttgtagccccaacaaacataagatttgagaatcccgtctccctaccgtacctcatctcgtacACGTACGAGAGTAACAAAGGTAGTGGTCTACCCTTCCTCAAAAACCCTTTATGGAGTAGCCACAGGGGCAAAATGTGGCTGAGGAGGAAAGGGGAGGAAACAGAAGGGTGGGACtccataaagttatggtaagtaattacatcatgaaaaatggtttaacattgaaaaacagtcaatttcatttcagtaatacgttaccataaaACAGTATGCGAATTCAGGGACGTAGTGGAGAAAAGTCCGAAAGCCAGGCAGCCATAACGTCAATCCAGTAGTAAGCCCCAGTAGGGAGAATAAAAAAGGGTTCCAGGAACCCCCCTCAAGGAAAGGGATAAAAAAATGGAATACCTCCCAGAGAAAAGAGGATACCATCGTGATGCCTGCCCGCATACagttaaaaccaaaaataaatacctGCTGACCCTGTCCACAACTGGCCGCCACCCCAAGGAAAACAGTTAATGGGCAAGAATAGACGAGAAAAGGCGAGTACCTCCAAAGAAGCCCCCTCTAACCTCATGCCCCCCCTAGTTTTATCAAGGTAAAACCTAAGTGCTCGACAGGGGCAAGAGCAACTGATCATTCTCCTCAGACTCAACAGAGACTGTCAAGGAAGGAATCCTAATGGGATCGGGCGAAAAACCAGGAACCTGATTCTTTgccaaaaaggcaggatcagtgagaagggtaacgGCAGAGCTATCTCTGGCCCAACGAAGGCACGAAGAGTGAACAGACAAAGCATGGATATCACTCCTCCTACGGCCTGAGGCAAGGGCAAAGCAGgaagacagtcttaaaagttaaaaactttaggGAGACAGACCCCAAAGGCTCATAAGGAGCCCCCTTCAGTGACTCTAACACAAGAgctaggttccactgtggagctaactgccgtaccctaggcctgtccagactgaagCCCCTAATCAAAGCAGACAACGAGGTGGAAGAACCTACCTCTCTCGCTATCATGAAAAGACAGTACACTGGCAATACCTGAGCGGTAAAGTCCCGCAATATACCAGAGGCAGAGTCTTCCGTTCCCCTAAATAAATAAGAAGGAACATCCTGCAATCAGTCTGGAACAGAACCTTGGATCGGATGCAATCTTTCCTGCCGAAACACCAGATTCACAGAGATCTTCCTGCTGACTGGTAACGGCAGAAGAGGAAGACCTAAATGATCGGGCCCCCCGATGCGGGCTGACCGTCCGAATAAAAGCCTGCCTGAGCAGGCGCTCCTGACGATATCTTTACCACGCGTAAGAATTGGGAGGGGATCTCGGGATCGTGAATGCATCGTCAGTTGCACAGATGCTGGCGCAGGAGATTGGATATCCGAGTGGTTATAACCAAGTAGTGAACATCGCCCCAGAAACGACTAATAGCTCGCGTGAAAACCTAAGTTTTCTCGGCCACAGGAGCGATATTAAGAAAGGAGGGCACGACAATGATTTTTCGTGATCCTCCCTTTGCTGTTCCGTAGACATTCTGTGATATAACCCTGACCACTCTCCACATGGTTGAATTGAGAGGGAATGCTCATAAAGCCTGCCAGCACCTTTCCCATTTCCAACGAGAATAGAGCTGGTACCATTCAGCCCAAGCCCAACAGGTCTATATCTGGAACAGAGAGTCAATGGTGGGCATCTGGAATGTTTTCAGGTGCAAATCCGTTGAGCGATAAGGTCTTTATATGCAGGCACTGTCCACACCGACACTGACAGTATGCCCTAGAAGAGTTAGAGGTGATTTTAGTTTGCCATTACTGTACAGGAAAAAGCTGGCGGCCGCCTGGAGAGAGTATCCgccgccagaacattcaacctcGCCTGGAAGATTGCTTGACTAGAATAGTCAACTGCAATTTGTCCTGACAGAGAAGAAAGAACacggatagcgagggcacaaaggacgtggaccttgtcccccccccccctgtctCTCCAGATTACGCGACaaactgtagagttgtccgtagccacaCAAAAAGCACCCtttggaatgcagaatctttcGAAAAAGTCCTGCAAAGCCAACAGAACAGCCCTCATCTCCAGCAACATCATTGATGTGCTCGGAGAGCCTGATCCCCAGACCATTCCCCCGACCGGCAATGGCCATCGAGGTTAAGCCCCCAACCCTGTCATGGACGCGtccgtgaacaaggtcatggtgggaGCTTGGCTCTTGGGACACCGGAACCCCCTGTAGAACATTGTCTTTGAGGAGTCCACCACCGTGCAAACTCCTTCTTCACGGACTTTAGGTTGAAGAGGCAAGCCAAGCCTCCCATTCCCTTCTTGGCAGGAAACCAGTTCGCGAGTGAGAAACATAATGGGAGAGGTCTGATGTGAAGTCTCCCAAGGGGGACTACATCTGACAGGGAGTTGAGATAACCCAGGAAAACTGAAGATAAACAAACGGCACCTGGATCGTAGGTTCCTGTGACCAACTGATGAAGGTCAGAGCAAGATCTCTGGCCTTCTATCGAAAACTTCACCAAAGGTGGAAGGGCATATGCCCTGAACCGTGTTGAAACGGTTTCCCAGGAAGACTAAAAGTCTCGAGAAAGGGGAGACCTCGCGATCTTCTCTTCTTGAAGGAATTGAGAGCCGACATTTTGAGCAAAAGTTTCAGGACCCAGACGGGTGTTCTGCACCAAAGATTCCCGCACTAGGTGGAGCATGAGGGAATCGTCGTAATTAGATGTGAACATCTATGTTCCCCCTGGAGTGTGCAGAAACCCCACGAACAACCTGCAGCAGCTTGGTGAAAACCAAAGGAGTCTGTCGTGAGCCCGAAAGCGGCATGGCCTCCGGACTGATAAAAACCTTCCCGTTGCAAGTGAAACGGAGGCACAAGGAATTTCCCGTGCCGATTCTTCTTGATGGGACATGTGGAAGTCCTGGCATCCTTCAGATCCTA
Encoded here:
- the LOC138310081 gene encoding cyclic GMP-AMP synthase-like receptor 2, which gives rise to MAMSRPMMSGELNRVLDGYGLSRKFTEYRRLVMSYFSVSLIDIKDESFVSCVVVGSKRDALCSYSDTESDFDLLCILPALAINSDDIKASKPLFSTKSDFGYTEFLLENGPFPGYKYLKLIGIVDNVVLCTQTFSGCEYLRNYHSLFSTTDSKLQFEIHGPALNRVYTLQLSNNKTFSVNKDLVPVIYCRFLPADYDEWCNRNRNHNWPPPWIIEATKKQGCLLVGVGHPASDTPAIEWRLSLSKTEFLLTKSFNHVQMKCYVMMKLVLKRIIQPQMKDPLSSYHVKTVMFWMSEEREEQFWRPDNLAECLISSFKKLKDYVDNKNCPNYFLTDVNLLDGKLDEDIHQKVIEILDSIITEGPMVVYRCLPLNPCFNEIRCEHPTHTSSDCLYQHLLKDRLKEINSINPEYAQSLRSIVETDDKYYHCQFGLVDWYLVNELRNRSGIFSHAFSVLSVLKEIEIPNEKELYSLQKRLITILLKNEHIARIKLATYFYYRRCLDSCIPLLLQVIKSMESSGEFEVCTPCR